The Thermocrinis ruber genomic sequence CTCCGCAGAAGGTCTAGTCCTTGAGTTTTTGACAGAGTGGGCAGGAAAAGGTATAGAGGTGGTGCTTATAGCGGGCAACCACGATAGCTACGATAAACTTAGGGCTTATGCGGGCATCAAAAAGTTGGGGAGGTTGCATATCTTTGACAGACCAAGCCCAAAGGTGGAGGATATGGTCTTTCAATACAAAGACTTAGCCATTGCGTGCCTGCCCTATCCCAGTGAAAGGGTCCTGACCACCATCTCGGAGGATGCCCACAGAAGCTACTCCCACAAAGTAGCCCAGTATCTAAAAGCCTTGGCGAAGGCGGTGGAAGGCTATAAATATCGCGTACTCCTTGCCCACCTCATGGTAGAAAAGGGGAAGATTGCTGGCTCAGAAAGGGAGGCAAGCGTGAGCAGTTTTTATGCCATAAGACCAGACCAAATACCCGAGAGCTTTCACTATGTGGCCCTTGGACATCTCCATCTCAACCAAAGAATAGAGTCAGCAGTTCCACCCACTCACTACTCGGGCAGTCTTTATCAGATAGATTTTTCCGAGAAGGACACAAAGAAGTTTGTTAATTTGGTGGTTTTGGAGGAATTTGGGGCGAAGGTGCAAGCCCTGGAGCTTTCCCTATACAGACAGTTAAAGGAGGTGAGAATAGCAAAGGGTCAAAGCATTGACAAGGTTCTGGATGAAATAAAGGATCAGAAGGCACTCTTTAAGGTGATCTTGGAGGCGGACATAAAGGACCCAATGCTCAATCTGAAAACCCAAAAACTGCATCAGGTATTGGGTGAAAAGCTTGTCTTTTTAAACTTGGAACTGCCCGAGAGTAGCTCTACTGAGCTTCCCATAGAAGTAGAAGGCTTGGACCTTTTGCAGATTTACAGGGCATACTACAAACAGAATTACAATCAAGAACTACCCGAGGAGATAGAAAGAGAAGTTTTTCGCCTTTTGAACGAAGTTCAGCATGAGACCCATCAGGCTTGAACTGGAAAACTTTACCATCTTTAGGGGAAGGCATAGCGTAGACTTCTCAGGGCTCAGATTTTTTATCATTCAGGGTAGGACAGGGGCAGGAAAGACAAGTTTAATAGACGCCATGTGCTATGCCCTCTTTGGAAAGGTGCCAAGGCACGGAGATAAAAGAGACCTCCATGAGCACCTGATCTCAAAAGGAACAGACCATATGAGGGTATTCTTGGAGTTCTCCGTCAGGGACAAAAGGTATGCCATCGAGAGGGCTGTGAGGAAGGGAAGGGGTGAGGTAAGATTCTGGGAAGGGAACAGGCTTAAGAATGTAAAGGCAAACGAGCTTCCTGAGCTGATCAAAAGGGTCTTAGGAGTTGATTATGATACCTTTACCAAGGTTATACTTTTGCCACAGGGACAGTTTGACAGGTTTTTAAAGCCCGAAAGGCCACAGCAAAGGAGAGAAATT encodes the following:
- a CDS encoding metallophosphoesterase family protein, whose protein sequence is MFKLLHISDLHAGKTLNKVSRNEDLAYALEQVSDICLSEKVDVLLISGDIFDKAIPDYSAEGLVLEFLTEWAGKGIEVVLIAGNHDSYDKLRAYAGIKKLGRLHIFDRPSPKVEDMVFQYKDLAIACLPYPSERVLTTISEDAHRSYSHKVAQYLKALAKAVEGYKYRVLLAHLMVEKGKIAGSEREASVSSFYAIRPDQIPESFHYVALGHLHLNQRIESAVPPTHYSGSLYQIDFSEKDTKKFVNLVVLEEFGAKVQALELSLYRQLKEVRIAKGQSIDKVLDEIKDQKALFKVILEADIKDPMLNLKTQKLHQVLGEKLVFLNLELPESSSTELPIEVEGLDLLQIYRAYYKQNYNQELPEEIEREVFRLLNEVQHETHQA